In one Nocardia tengchongensis genomic region, the following are encoded:
- a CDS encoding helix-turn-helix transcriptional regulator, translating into MSEHGSTLPRRQLGRYLREGRMQCNMTIAEAAALMEWSESKLQRLETGNAEKIRVLDIRELCRIYDFDDEFGSALTGLVQQAGVKSWWHEYDDLIPEGFNVYVGLEASARTLISYQPEIIPGLLQTADYARVLINDYWPDAASEQLDRRVQLKTRRQSLLTRKRSPAFFDVVVHEAVLHRVVGGRRVMAAQLRRLADMSTLPTIAVRVLPFSAGVPIGHTVGPFVILDFGRDAGNRPVEPTVVYLENFLGDLYLEKQAAVDRYREAYQAIQTAALDETASRDVVRRAAKEYAT; encoded by the coding sequence ATGTCCGAGCACGGTTCGACGTTGCCGCGTCGGCAGCTGGGGAGGTACCTGCGCGAAGGCCGGATGCAGTGCAATATGACGATTGCCGAGGCCGCGGCGTTGATGGAGTGGAGCGAGTCCAAGCTGCAGCGGCTGGAAACCGGTAATGCGGAGAAGATCCGGGTGCTCGATATCCGCGAATTGTGCCGAATCTACGATTTCGACGACGAATTCGGTTCCGCCCTCACCGGCCTCGTGCAACAGGCCGGCGTCAAGTCCTGGTGGCACGAATACGACGATCTGATTCCCGAGGGTTTCAATGTGTATGTGGGTCTGGAAGCCTCGGCTCGCACCCTCATCTCCTACCAGCCGGAAATCATTCCGGGCCTGCTGCAGACCGCCGATTACGCGCGCGTCCTGATCAATGATTACTGGCCGGATGCCGCGAGCGAGCAACTGGACCGCCGGGTGCAGTTGAAGACCCGCCGTCAAAGCCTCTTGACGCGCAAGCGAAGTCCCGCGTTCTTCGATGTGGTGGTGCATGAAGCCGTACTACATCGCGTTGTCGGCGGTCGGCGCGTGATGGCCGCGCAACTGCGGCGGCTGGCCGACATGTCGACACTGCCGACGATCGCTGTTCGGGTACTGCCGTTCTCGGCGGGCGTACCGATCGGCCATACCGTGGGCCCGTTCGTGATCCTGGATTTCGGCCGCGACGCGGGCAATCGGCCCGTCGAGCCCACGGTCGTCTACCTGGAGAACTTCCTCGGCGACCTCTACCTCGAGAAACAGGCGGCGGTCGACCGATATCGCGAGGCATACCAGGCGATTCAAACCGCCGCGCTGGACGAGACGGCCAGCAGGGACGTCGTGCGGAGGGCAGCGAAGGAGTACGCGACGTGA
- a CDS encoding ABATE domain-containing protein, protein MVDPLALRLANTIRATSRGLTDAFGTPESTREWLVANAANIGVYLDLEAYLPTEAERAALVDLRQSVRALFAEYVAPHPPSSADATVLPPFPEALAAVNTAAAPALRLLEWDREGPRPEYRLVTKSDVDTVKAGLADASIEFFGGPQAAQIRVCPAPRCVRYFVKSHPRQEWCSVACGNRARAARHYAQHRDE, encoded by the coding sequence ATGGTCGATCCTTTGGCACTCCGCTTGGCGAACACCATCCGCGCCACCAGCCGCGGCCTCACCGACGCCTTCGGCACTCCCGAATCCACTCGCGAGTGGCTGGTCGCCAATGCCGCGAATATCGGTGTCTACCTGGACCTCGAGGCCTACCTGCCGACCGAGGCCGAACGCGCGGCCCTGGTGGACCTGCGGCAGAGCGTGCGCGCGCTGTTCGCGGAATACGTTGCGCCGCACCCGCCCAGCTCAGCCGACGCGACCGTGCTGCCGCCGTTCCCCGAGGCGCTGGCCGCCGTCAACACCGCCGCTGCCCCCGCGCTCCGGCTGCTGGAATGGGACCGCGAGGGTCCCCGGCCCGAATACCGGCTGGTCACCAAGAGCGACGTCGACACCGTCAAGGCCGGATTGGCCGACGCCTCCATCGAATTCTTCGGCGGCCCGCAAGCCGCGCAGATCCGGGTCTGCCCGGCCCCGCGCTGCGTCCGGTACTTCGTGAAATCGCATCCGCGCCAGGAGTGGTGCTCGGTGGCCTGCGGCAATCGCGCCCGCGCGGCCCGCCACTACGCCCAGCACCGCGACGAATGA
- a CDS encoding response regulator transcription factor, translated as MAITVLIADDQAMVRQGFGALLAAQPDISVIGDAADGKTAVAEAKRLRPDVVLMDVRMPEMNGLDAAKVILDAGFEPPVRVLMLTTFDIDDYVYEALGIGASGFLLKDAPAEELVRAVRVVAAGDALLAPTVTRRLIADVTSRRSRRAPAPQLSVLTPREREVLELVARGMSNAEIAESLFVAEQTVKTHVSKVFTKLNLRDRAQAVVLAYESGLVTPG; from the coding sequence GTGGCGATAACCGTGTTGATCGCCGACGATCAGGCGATGGTGCGGCAGGGGTTCGGGGCATTGCTGGCCGCGCAGCCCGACATCAGCGTGATCGGTGACGCCGCGGACGGGAAAACCGCTGTGGCCGAAGCGAAACGGCTGCGCCCGGACGTGGTGCTGATGGATGTGCGTATGCCCGAGATGAACGGGCTCGACGCGGCCAAGGTGATCCTCGACGCCGGGTTCGAGCCGCCGGTGCGGGTGCTCATGCTCACCACCTTCGACATCGACGACTACGTCTACGAGGCGCTCGGGATCGGGGCCAGCGGGTTCCTGCTCAAGGACGCGCCCGCGGAGGAGCTGGTGCGCGCGGTGCGCGTGGTGGCCGCCGGTGACGCGCTGCTCGCGCCGACCGTGACGCGCCGCCTGATCGCCGATGTCACCAGCCGCCGCTCCCGGCGCGCGCCCGCGCCGCAGCTGTCGGTGCTCACCCCGCGCGAGCGGGAGGTGCTGGAGCTGGTGGCGCGCGGCATGTCCAACGCCGAGATCGCCGAAAGCCTTTTCGTCGCGGAACAAACCGTGAAGACGCACGTGTCGAAGGTGTTCACCAAACTGAATCTGCGCGATCGGGCGCAGGCGGTGGTGCTGGCCTACGAATCCGGACTGGTGACACCGGGCTGA
- a CDS encoding serine/threonine-protein kinase has product MLNGGDVFAGFTIERLLGQGGMGSVYLARHPRLGKLTALKLLNRELYADREIRARFEREADLVARLDHPNIVEVYDRGTEDEMLWISMQYVDGVDAAGVNVATLPPERAVQVIEGVADALDYAHGMGVLHRDVKPANIILARAVGGHGERVFLTDFGIARLREDSTHLTQAGMFTATLAYASPEQMTGAPLDPTTDQYSLACALYWLLIGMGPFDSPHPGELIHGHLQLLPPPVSLRRPGLSHAMDAVLTKAMAKRPADRFPTCTDFAKAARRALSGPPAQHPAHQPPHPAYPNPPVPQPNYAAPYPAPPYQVPPVAYAPTAVPPNPPAYPAPPQSALQPGSPQPAAPQQAAVPNYPAPQPQSVPLAPPPPEGSPVYPVQPQPPAAYLGADRPAASPPVPQQPQRDADHIGSGPTIRPYPHAPEVAPAVYAAPPAFPPAAVSGYPVPQPGHEAVVAAPPPVAADQVGSGPMRRPQGVGDEVWQRPTDVVPQPVVSVGPPEESAEAPVASVALPGEEAGSPGAGSVVPVTVETSEDVAAHVAPERQASADLAATEQDSPGSGDGENAASTATPVGGEAEVGSMARHPDSGAFVQLGANDAIAGGVAHGGAIDAIGRAVEGPPPAEFVVSEPVSAGAELSSSAPVGMPGQGYGPPPFGVGPAGPGLVPVPGRRAEASSTTALVVLGMAVVALVLLVAVAVVVVSG; this is encoded by the coding sequence GTGCTGAATGGCGGTGACGTGTTCGCCGGGTTCACGATCGAAAGATTGCTCGGCCAGGGCGGGATGGGGTCGGTGTATCTGGCCCGGCATCCGCGCCTGGGCAAGCTCACGGCCTTGAAGCTGCTGAATCGGGAACTGTACGCGGACAGGGAGATCCGCGCCCGGTTCGAGCGCGAGGCGGATCTGGTCGCGCGGCTGGACCACCCCAATATCGTGGAGGTGTACGACCGCGGCACCGAGGACGAGATGCTGTGGATCTCCATGCAGTACGTGGACGGGGTGGACGCCGCGGGCGTCAATGTGGCGACGCTGCCCCCGGAGCGCGCGGTGCAGGTGATCGAGGGCGTGGCCGACGCACTCGACTACGCACACGGCATGGGGGTGCTGCACCGGGATGTGAAGCCCGCCAACATCATCCTGGCCCGCGCTGTCGGCGGCCACGGTGAACGGGTCTTCCTCACCGACTTCGGCATCGCCCGCCTGCGCGAGGATTCCACCCACCTCACCCAGGCCGGCATGTTCACCGCCACCCTCGCCTACGCCTCCCCGGAACAGATGACCGGCGCCCCCCTCGACCCCACCACCGACCAGTACTCCCTGGCCTGTGCCCTCTACTGGCTGCTCATCGGCATGGGCCCCTTCGATTCCCCCCACCCCGGTGAACTGATCCACGGCCACCTGCAACTCCTGCCGCCCCCGGTCAGCCTCCGCCGCCCCGGCCTCTCACACGCCATGGACGCCGTCCTCACCAAGGCCATGGCCAAGCGCCCCGCCGACCGCTTCCCCACCTGCACCGACTTCGCCAAGGCCGCCCGCCGCGCCCTCTCCGGCCCCCCGGCCCAGCACCCCGCCCACCAACCCCCGCACCCCGCCTACCCCAACCCGCCCGTCCCCCAACCCAACTACGCCGCCCCCTACCCGGCCCCGCCCTACCAGGTCCCGCCGGTGGCATACGCGCCGACAGCGGTCCCCCCGAACCCGCCCGCCTACCCCGCACCCCCGCAATCCGCCCTTCAACCGGGCTCCCCGCAACCGGCTGCCCCGCAGCAGGCCGCCGTGCCCAATTACCCTGCACCACAACCACAGTCCGTACCACTAGCCCCGCCACCGCCGGAGGGCAGCCCCGTCTACCCCGTGCAGCCGCAGCCGCCCGCCGCGTACCTCGGAGCTGATCGACCGGCCGCCTCGCCACCGGTGCCGCAACAGCCGCAACGGGATGCGGACCACATAGGTTCGGGACCGACCATCCGCCCCTACCCGCACGCTCCGGAGGTTGCGCCCGCCGTTTACGCCGCGCCGCCCGCATTTCCGCCCGCCGCGGTTTCCGGCTACCCGGTGCCGCAGCCCGGGCACGAGGCTGTGGTGGCAGCGCCGCCGCCGGTGGCAGCCGACCAGGTTGGTTCGGGTCCGATGCGCCGCCCGCAGGGCGTCGGGGACGAGGTGTGGCAGCGGCCGACCGATGTCGTTCCGCAGCCGGTGGTTTCGGTGGGGCCGCCCGAGGAATCGGCCGAGGCTCCGGTGGCGAGTGTCGCGCTGCCCGGTGAGGAGGCTGGATCGCCGGGAGCCGGTTCGGTGGTGCCGGTAACGGTCGAGACGTCGGAGGATGTAGCGGCGCACGTCGCGCCGGAGCGCCAGGCATCGGCGGATCTCGCCGCGACGGAACAGGATTCGCCGGGCTCGGGCGATGGGGAGAATGCCGCCTCAACGGCTACCCCCGTCGGCGGCGAGGCCGAGGTGGGCAGTATGGCGCGGCATCCGGATTCGGGAGCCTTCGTGCAGCTGGGCGCGAACGATGCAATCGCGGGTGGTGTCGCGCACGGGGGCGCGATCGACGCGATCGGGAGGGCCGTCGAGGGTCCGCCACCTGCGGAGTTCGTTGTGTCCGAGCCGGTTTCGGCCGGTGCCGAATTGTCGAGTTCGGCTCCCGTGGGGATGCCGGGGCAGGGTTATGGGCCGCCGCCGTTCGGGGTGGGGCCGGCCGGGCCGGGGTTGGTTCCGGTGCCGGGGCGGCGGGCGGAGGCGTCGTCGACCACCGCGCTGGTGGTGCTGGGGATGGCGGTGGTGGCGCTGGTGTTGCTGGTGGCGGTGGCCGTGGTGGTGGTGTCGGGCTAG
- a CDS encoding serine/threonine-protein kinase, which produces MDAPSRAGSRFGPYELRSLLGRGGMGEVYEAYDTSKDRVVALKLLPAELAKDPSYQERFRRESQAAARLAEPHIIPIHDWGEIDGVLYIDMRLVRGRDLRSLLDQLGALPPLRVIGIIEQVAAALDAAHYSGLVHRDVKPANILVTDADFAYLADFGIARAEGDSTITMTGTAVGSYAYMAPERFDAGPVSGRADIYSLGCVLHECLTGDKPFPADNMSVLIRSHLSEAPPLTSMLRGGIPAALDGVVAKALAKDPNDRFYTAGEFARAARTALAGGQGVPGLPGEPPRPGRTVPPGPPVGPPTTVLPTGGPAGPATTLLPGGTPPAPARNSDPTVRQTNPGRAPGTTSIPAYITGSFPAAEDPSPSSDLPIITPSDPTRVRVSDFHYTPLPPDAQQQAVWGHAQAQQRDFPYAPAPDPSLYPTSEHAIVQPEPWAPGRRRKKSVAVPISIAVLVVALAAIAGAVGWQVLDRSGNETPITTATQGVPGTTPPRSQQTGPAATTTASESVQLPPGSTPCPPTYAAQGGFANSAIGNTVTSCPFAEAVRRSYADTATGRPGSPVTVVAVSPVTGRSYTMNCTAAGKLVTCVGGENAVVYVY; this is translated from the coding sequence GTGGATGCGCCATCGCGGGCCGGGAGCAGGTTCGGGCCGTACGAGTTGCGCTCGCTGCTCGGCAGGGGCGGCATGGGCGAGGTCTACGAGGCCTATGACACGTCCAAGGATCGCGTCGTCGCCCTCAAGCTGCTGCCCGCCGAGCTCGCCAAAGATCCGTCCTATCAGGAGCGCTTCCGGCGCGAGTCGCAGGCGGCGGCGCGGCTGGCGGAACCGCACATCATCCCCATCCACGACTGGGGCGAGATCGACGGTGTGCTCTACATCGACATGCGGCTGGTGCGCGGGCGGGATCTGCGTTCGCTGCTGGACCAGCTCGGCGCGCTGCCGCCGCTGCGGGTCATCGGGATCATCGAGCAGGTGGCGGCGGCGCTGGACGCGGCCCACTATTCGGGGCTGGTGCACCGCGACGTCAAACCCGCGAACATCCTTGTCACCGATGCGGATTTCGCATATCTCGCCGATTTCGGCATCGCGCGCGCCGAGGGCGACTCGACCATCACCATGACCGGCACGGCCGTGGGCTCCTACGCCTACATGGCCCCGGAGCGTTTCGACGCGGGCCCGGTGTCCGGCCGCGCTGACATCTATTCGCTGGGCTGTGTGCTGCACGAATGCCTCACCGGCGACAAGCCGTTCCCGGCCGACAACATGAGCGTGCTGATCCGCTCGCACCTGTCGGAGGCGCCGCCGCTGACCAGCATGCTGCGCGGCGGGATTCCGGCCGCCCTGGACGGGGTGGTCGCCAAGGCGCTGGCCAAGGACCCGAACGATCGCTTCTACACCGCGGGTGAATTCGCCCGCGCCGCGCGGACGGCGCTGGCCGGGGGTCAGGGGGTCCCGGGTCTGCCGGGCGAGCCGCCGCGGCCCGGCCGGACCGTGCCGCCGGGTCCGCCCGTGGGCCCGCCGACCACCGTGCTGCCGACGGGCGGGCCCGCCGGTCCGGCGACCACCCTGCTGCCGGGCGGCACTCCGCCGGCTCCGGCCCGCAACTCGGATCCCACTGTGCGGCAGACCAATCCCGGCCGGGCGCCGGGCACGACTTCGATCCCGGCCTACATCACCGGTTCCTTCCCGGCGGCCGAGGATCCCTCCCCCAGCAGTGATCTGCCGATCATCACGCCGTCGGATCCGACCCGGGTGCGGGTCAGCGACTTCCACTACACCCCGCTGCCGCCGGACGCGCAGCAGCAGGCGGTGTGGGGTCACGCCCAGGCGCAGCAGCGGGACTTCCCGTACGCGCCGGCGCCCGATCCGTCGCTGTACCCGACCTCCGAGCACGCCATCGTGCAGCCCGAGCCCTGGGCGCCGGGGCGGCGGCGCAAGAAGTCGGTGGCGGTGCCGATCTCGATCGCCGTGCTGGTGGTGGCGCTGGCCGCGATCGCGGGTGCGGTGGGCTGGCAAGTCCTCGACCGCTCCGGCAACGAAACACCCATAACGACGGCAACGCAGGGTGTTCCGGGTACGACCCCACCGCGCTCGCAGCAGACGGGCCCGGCGGCGACGACCACGGCGTCCGAGTCGGTGCAGCTGCCGCCGGGTTCGACGCCGTGTCCACCGACGTACGCGGCGCAGGGCGGCTTCGCCAATTCCGCGATCGGGAACACGGTCACGTCGTGTCCTTTCGCGGAGGCGGTTCGCCGGTCTTATGCCGATACGGCTACGGGTCGGCCGGGGTCGCCGGTTACTGTGGTAGCAGTGAGTCCGGTGACCGGCCGGTCTTACACGATGAACTGCACGGCCGCAGGCAAATTGGTGACCTGCGTCGGTGGTGAGAACGCGGTGGTGTATGTCTACTGA
- a CDS encoding sensor histidine kinase — protein MNVTSATPAALGQELSEGLRRVGVGVRRFARNPYADYQRWVEATGFDYPASMAVLVDLMMYAVATTAFAQRIAAGYFPSAMAAAALILALATGLPCIILDIKPRPALLAGLTMAAVALFLTQPVPLDAAPLILILIAGEIAAITPTTVSVAVGLAMFAELLFFKSVRGVDGFTWFSVGILFAWFTGQLLNYQRRYLYQERDYQDIRARAAADEERRHIAREVHDVIAHSLSITLLHVTAARHALQTDRDVDEAIDALSDAERLGRQAMADIRRTVGLLGERSAPQRPEPGVEDIGDLVSDFVRAGMPIDFEADGDPTEISAALGLALYRVCQESLANVAKHAQGAHAQVRILAHARHIELTVTNTLPAGAAARPGRGMGISGMRQRLAALGGTLTSGPADGGWQVKASIPTTSQWPCVAAAEHGLRTAVQAIIMKPQEGV, from the coding sequence ATGAACGTGACCAGCGCCACCCCCGCGGCCCTGGGGCAGGAGTTATCGGAGGGACTACGCCGCGTCGGCGTGGGTGTCCGGCGGTTCGCCCGCAACCCGTACGCCGATTACCAGCGCTGGGTCGAGGCGACCGGGTTCGACTACCCCGCCTCGATGGCCGTTCTGGTGGATCTGATGATGTACGCGGTCGCCACGACGGCCTTCGCGCAACGGATTGCCGCCGGCTACTTCCCCAGCGCTATGGCCGCCGCCGCACTGATCCTCGCCCTGGCGACCGGACTGCCGTGCATCATCTTGGACATCAAGCCGCGCCCGGCACTGCTGGCCGGGTTGACCATGGCGGCGGTCGCCCTTTTCCTGACCCAGCCGGTCCCACTGGATGCCGCACCGCTCATTCTGATCCTCATCGCGGGCGAGATCGCCGCGATCACGCCCACAACGGTCAGTGTGGCCGTGGGCCTGGCCATGTTCGCGGAACTGCTGTTCTTCAAATCCGTGCGCGGCGTCGACGGTTTCACCTGGTTCTCGGTAGGCATCCTCTTCGCCTGGTTCACCGGTCAACTGCTCAACTATCAACGCCGCTACCTCTATCAGGAGCGCGACTATCAGGACATTCGTGCCCGGGCCGCGGCGGACGAGGAGCGCCGCCACATCGCCCGTGAGGTACACGATGTGATCGCGCATTCGCTGAGCATCACGCTGCTACACGTGACCGCGGCCCGGCACGCCTTGCAGACCGATCGGGACGTCGACGAGGCGATCGACGCGTTGTCCGACGCCGAGCGGCTGGGCCGCCAGGCCATGGCCGATATCCGGCGCACGGTCGGCCTGCTCGGGGAGCGGTCGGCACCACAAAGACCCGAACCCGGTGTGGAGGACATCGGCGATCTGGTCTCGGACTTCGTCCGCGCGGGAATGCCGATCGACTTCGAAGCGGACGGCGATCCCACCGAGATCTCGGCGGCACTGGGGCTGGCGCTGTATCGCGTCTGCCAGGAATCCCTCGCGAATGTCGCCAAGCACGCGCAAGGCGCCCACGCCCAGGTGCGAATCTTGGCGCATGCCAGGCATATCGAGCTGACCGTGACCAACACGCTGCCCGCCGGAGCGGCCGCGCGGCCCGGTCGCGGCATGGGCATCTCCGGCATGCGTCAGCGCCTCGCCGCACTCGGCGGCACGCTGACCTCGGGACCCGCGGACGGCGGCTGGCAGGTGAAAGCCAGCATTCCGACCACCAGTCAGTGGCCCTGCGTGGCCGCCGCCGAACACGGCCTGCGCACCGCGGTGCAGGCCATCATCATGAAGCCCCAGGAGGGTGTGTGA
- a CDS encoding ABC transporter ATP-binding protein, protein MLELTDVTKEYRVGEQAVRALDGVSLRIGAGEFTAIVGPSGSGKSTLLHLLGALDSPDSGSIRFQDKEIGDLDDDAQSEFRRHRVGFIFQFFNLLPTLTAWENIAIPKLLDGTGLRKAKPRALELLDLVGLGERADHRPAELSGGQMQRVAVARALIMDPPLILADEPTGNLDSKTGASILQLLADITEAGNSVVMVTHDMGAVRYCDRVINLRDGRIGSIDRVERGDDGEIRTVPEPGHTEAARVTADGAAVNGAGAVRA, encoded by the coding sequence ATGCTGGAATTGACCGACGTCACCAAGGAATACCGGGTGGGTGAGCAGGCGGTGCGCGCCCTGGACGGCGTCAGCCTGCGGATCGGGGCGGGGGAGTTCACCGCGATCGTCGGACCCTCGGGCTCGGGCAAGAGCACGCTGCTGCATCTGCTCGGCGCGCTGGACTCCCCGGACTCCGGGTCGATTCGATTCCAGGACAAGGAGATCGGCGACCTCGACGACGACGCGCAGTCCGAATTCCGGCGGCACCGCGTAGGTTTCATCTTCCAGTTCTTCAACCTGCTGCCCACCCTTACCGCGTGGGAGAACATCGCCATCCCGAAACTGCTGGACGGCACCGGATTACGCAAGGCCAAGCCACGCGCCCTCGAACTGCTCGACCTGGTGGGACTCGGCGAACGCGCCGACCACCGGCCCGCCGAACTGTCCGGCGGCCAGATGCAGCGGGTCGCCGTCGCGCGGGCACTGATCATGGATCCGCCGCTCATCCTCGCCGACGAACCCACCGGCAACCTCGACTCCAAGACCGGCGCCTCGATCCTGCAACTGCTCGCCGACATCACCGAGGCGGGCAACTCCGTGGTCATGGTCACCCACGACATGGGCGCGGTGCGCTACTGCGACCGCGTGATCAACCTGCGCGACGGGCGCATCGGGTCCATCGACCGGGTCGAGCGCGGCGACGACGGCGAGATCAGGACGGTGCCCGAGCCGGGGCATACGGAAGCCGCGCGAGTCACCGCGGACGGTGCCGCTGTCAACGGGGCCGGGGCGGTGCGCGCATGA
- a CDS encoding DUF397 domain-containing protein, with protein MSVEPGVRWFKSVRSTGAKECVEIAFLAGGVGVRDSKNPTGPALVFPPAQWDSFTAALAAGRFDR; from the coding sequence GTGAGCGTCGAACCGGGCGTCCGGTGGTTCAAGAGCGTTCGCAGCACCGGGGCCAAGGAGTGCGTGGAGATCGCGTTCCTGGCCGGCGGTGTCGGGGTCCGGGACAGCAAGAACCCCACGGGTCCGGCGTTGGTCTTCCCGCCGGCGCAGTGGGACAGCTTCACCGCCGCCCTGGCCGCCGGGCGATTCGACCGCTGA
- a CDS encoding carboxymuconolactone decarboxylase family protein, which yields MIAPIENAPLLDEVRKRMGRVPNMTKVMANAPVVLEGYLGLAGALKKGTLPAPTSERIALTVGAANDCGYCVAAHTFTGKRVAKLSGEEIEAAKQGTSADPKEAAAVTFARELTESRGKADPAAALAAGWTQEQVLEIVALVALQTLTNYVNKVGETENDWPAA from the coding sequence ATGATCGCTCCGATCGAGAACGCACCGTTGCTGGACGAGGTCCGCAAGCGCATGGGCCGCGTGCCGAACATGACCAAGGTGATGGCCAACGCGCCCGTGGTACTGGAGGGTTACCTCGGACTGGCCGGCGCACTGAAGAAGGGCACCCTGCCGGCCCCGACCTCCGAGCGCATCGCACTCACCGTCGGCGCGGCCAACGACTGCGGCTACTGCGTCGCCGCGCACACCTTCACCGGCAAGCGGGTCGCCAAGCTGAGCGGCGAGGAGATCGAGGCCGCCAAGCAGGGCACCTCGGCCGACCCGAAAGAGGCTGCGGCCGTGACCTTCGCCCGGGAACTCACCGAGAGCCGCGGCAAGGCCGATCCGGCGGCGGCGCTGGCCGCGGGCTGGACGCAGGAGCAGGTGCTCGAAATCGTCGCCCTGGTCGCCCTGCAGACCCTGACCAACTACGTCAACAAGGTCGGCGAGACCGAAAACGACTGGCCCGCCGCGTAA
- a CDS encoding response regulator transcription factor encodes MTDRPDEEVIGVLVVDDQELVRGGLRRILRRRDGFVVTECSDGDEVPVAVAAHRPDLVLMDLRMKRIGGIEATRTLRGTPDAPPVLVLTTFDDEQLLSGALRAGAAGFLLKDSPAEDLIRAVRTVAGGGSWLDPTVTPRVLTTYRSARPTPAAGGNRLSELTVRELEVLELIGRGRVNAEIASTLGISEVTVKSHVGHIFGKLGLRDRSAAIVFAFDHGVVAPGESTS; translated from the coding sequence GTGACCGACCGTCCGGACGAGGAAGTGATCGGCGTACTCGTCGTCGACGATCAGGAGCTGGTACGCGGCGGACTGCGCCGAATCCTGCGCCGCCGCGACGGTTTCGTGGTGACCGAGTGCTCCGACGGCGACGAGGTGCCGGTCGCGGTCGCGGCGCACCGCCCGGATCTGGTCCTGATGGACCTGCGGATGAAGCGGATCGGCGGCATCGAGGCCACCCGCACCCTGCGCGGCACCCCGGACGCGCCCCCGGTGCTGGTGCTCACCACGTTCGACGACGAGCAGCTGCTGTCGGGCGCGCTGCGGGCGGGCGCGGCCGGTTTTCTGCTCAAGGACTCCCCCGCCGAGGATCTGATCCGCGCGGTGCGCACGGTCGCGGGCGGCGGTTCGTGGCTGGATCCGACCGTCACCCCGCGTGTCCTGACTACCTACCGTTCGGCGCGTCCCACTCCCGCGGCCGGCGGCAATCGGCTCTCCGAGCTCACGGTTCGCGAGCTCGAGGTGCTCGAGTTGATCGGCAGAGGCCGGGTCAACGCGGAGATCGCGAGCACTCTCGGTATCTCGGAAGTAACGGTGAAGAGCCACGTGGGACATATCTTCGGGAAGCTTGGGTTACGCGACCGCTCCGCCGCCATCGTCTTTGCGTTTGACCACGGCGTAGTCGCACCGGGAGAATCCACCTCTTAG
- a CDS encoding ATP-dependent 6-phosphofructokinase produces the protein MRIGVLTGGGDCPGLNAVIRAVVRTANGRWGDAIVGFQDGWRGLLEDRKIQILNNDRTDRLLTKGGTILGTARTNPEILRAGLPRIKQTLDDNGIDALIPIGGEGTLTAASWLADEGVSVVGVPKTIDNDIDCTDTTFGHDTAVAIATEAIDRLHTTAESHQRVMLVEVMGRHAGWIAVNCGIASGAHLTLVPEVPFDVDEVCAMVKRRFQRGDSHFICVVAEGAHPDPGSMTLRDGGIDEFGHVRFTGVAQQLAGEIERRIGKEVRVTVLGHVQRGGTPTPYDRVLATRFGVHAAEAVHAGQFEQMVALHGTEIELVPLSEATKQLKLVPQERYREAAAFFG, from the coding sequence ATGCGCATCGGAGTCTTGACCGGAGGCGGAGACTGCCCAGGCCTGAATGCCGTGATCCGTGCTGTCGTTCGCACCGCGAACGGCCGCTGGGGAGACGCCATCGTGGGGTTCCAGGACGGCTGGCGCGGGCTACTCGAGGATCGCAAGATCCAGATCCTCAACAACGACCGCACCGATCGCCTGCTCACCAAGGGCGGCACCATCCTCGGCACCGCGCGCACCAACCCCGAAATCCTGCGCGCCGGACTCCCCCGCATCAAGCAGACCCTCGACGACAACGGCATCGACGCCCTCATCCCGATCGGCGGCGAGGGCACCCTGACCGCGGCCTCCTGGCTGGCCGACGAGGGCGTGTCCGTGGTGGGCGTGCCCAAGACCATCGACAACGACATCGACTGCACCGACACCACCTTCGGCCACGACACCGCGGTCGCCATCGCCACCGAGGCCATCGACCGGCTGCACACCACCGCCGAATCCCACCAGCGCGTCATGCTGGTCGAGGTGATGGGGCGGCACGCCGGCTGGATCGCCGTCAACTGCGGCATCGCCTCCGGCGCGCACCTGACCCTGGTCCCCGAGGTGCCCTTCGACGTGGACGAGGTCTGCGCCATGGTGAAACGCCGCTTCCAGCGCGGAGATTCGCACTTCATCTGCGTGGTCGCCGAGGGCGCGCACCCCGACCCCGGTTCCATGACTTTGCGCGACGGCGGCATCGACGAATTCGGGCACGTCCGATTCACCGGTGTCGCACAGCAGCTCGCGGGCGAGATCGAGCGGCGCATCGGCAAGGAGGTCCGGGTCACCGTGCTCGGCCACGTGCAGCGCGGTGGCACGCCGACGCCGTACGACCGGGTGCTGGCGACGCGTTTCGGCGTGCATGCCGCGGAAGCCGTGCACGCCGGACAATTCGAGCAGATGGTGGCATTGCACGGCACCGAGATCGAACTGGTGCCGCTGTCGGAGGCCACCAAGCAGCTGAAGCTGGTGCCGCAGGAACGGTATCGGGAGGCGGCCGCCTTCTTCGGCTGA